Proteins encoded by one window of Lathyrus oleraceus cultivar Zhongwan6 chromosome 1, CAAS_Psat_ZW6_1.0, whole genome shotgun sequence:
- the LOC127101396 gene encoding uncharacterized protein LOC127101396: MEAPRKSNVTYHFFDTKIGPLRQIKALITPDHVGLFRDTYGNILPMVEDLDASQRSLIHTCLQFYDHQLCCFTFQDFQLAPLLEEYAMILGVPLQHCVPFNSDIPPPEHKDIAKALHLEVFVVKENLSSKGGISGFHLDFLVDKAEECAAQGNWEAVCALLVLSVYGIMLFADEPKFVSMSAIHIFLLKNPVPTLLGDFYFSVHNNNEKRRGRLVRCCAPLFHKWLMGHFPNDNAFLNSHQARNWARRLVVLTAKDIRWCNQNTKGGDFVVSCGKYPNVPLLGMKGYINYNPILLRRQLGYALTHAPKDQDLVESFYFPVQDNLELVKQATGAWRNIQTKGATVYGRCNNISSSQYDSWLRERAQITLLPFSMGEPFDPVIVESVSMVEYNSLKQEKGKADKLNAKLSEGLRKTLCDKKEAEREVQRLNELQRQSNERIAEDVVYIRKVCSGEDILKKACKAAKE, encoded by the coding sequence ATGGAGGCTCCCAGGAAGAGTAATGTGACCTATCATTTCTTCGATACTAAGATCGGCCCATTGCGTCAGATAAAAGCTTTgattactcctgaccatgtgggTTTATTCCGGGACACTTATGGCAACATCTTGCCTATGGTTGAAGACTTGGATGCTTCTCAGAGGAGTTTAATACATACTTGCTTGCAGTTTTATGATCATCAGTTGTGTTGCTTCACTTTTCAAGATTTCCAGTTGGCTCCTCTATTGGAAGAGTATGCTATGATCTTGGGTGTTCCTCTACAGCATTGTGTCCCTTTCAACTCCGATATACCTCCTCCAGAGCATAAGGATATTGCTAAGGCTCTTCATCTGGAAGTGTTTGTTGTAAAGGAAAATCTCTCTTCTAAGGGAGGCATATCTGGTTTCCATCTGGATTTTTTGGTAGACAAAGCCGAAGAGTGTGCCGCTCAAGGCAATTGGGAGGCTGTGTGTGCTCTGTTAGTGTTAAGTGTTTATGGTATTATGCTATTCGCCGATGAACCGAAGTTCGTGAGTATGAGTGCTATTCATATCTTTCTGCTAAAGAACCCGGTTCCCACCCTTCTTGGTGATTTCTATTTTTCGGTGCACAATAATAATGAGAAGAGACGAGGGAGATTGGTCAGATGTTGCGCTCCATTGTTCCATAAGTGGCTCATGGGGCACTTTCCAAATGACAATGCTTTTCTGAATTCGCATCAAGCCAGGAATTGGGCTAGAAGGTTGGTTGTCTTGACTGCTAAAGACATCAGATGGTGTAATCAGAATACCAAAGGTGGCGATTTTGTGGTTAGCTGTGGGAAATACCCTAATGTACCATTGTTGGGTATGAAGGGTTATATCAACTATAACCCGATTCTTTTGAGAAGACAATTAGGGTATGCCTTGACTCACGCTCCTAAGGATCAAGATCTGGTGGAATCTTTCTACTTCCCAGTGCAAGATAATCTAGAATTGGTTAAGCAAGCTACTGGAGCTTGGAGGAATATTCAGACTAAAGGTGCTACTGTCTATGGAAGATGTAACAACATCTCTTCTTCCCAGTATGATAGTTGGTTGCGAGAAAGAGCTCAGATTACTCTTCTACCTTTCTCTATGGGAGAACCATTTGATCCGGTTATTGTTGAGTCTGTCAGTATGGTTGAGTACAACAGTTTGAAGCAAGAAAAGGGAAAAGCCGATAAGTTGAATGCGAAGCTGAGTGAAGGCCTCAGGAAAACTTTGTGCGATAAGAAAGAAGCTGAGAGAGAAGTTCAAAGATTGAATGAGCTGCAAAGACAAAGCAATGAGAGGATTGCTGAAGATGTTGTTTATATCCGTAAAGTCTGTTCAGGTGAGGATATACTGAAGAAAGCTTGCAAGGCTGCTAAGGAATAG